The following are encoded together in the Panicum virgatum strain AP13 chromosome 6K, P.virgatum_v5, whole genome shotgun sequence genome:
- the LOC120712830 gene encoding uncharacterized protein LOC120712830, which yields MSKPPSRAISRRKWMSSWAWAPWPIHDSGGLLESQEMSASISSCSSSFMVPSSPLRMPPYASLSHLTRRSTTWKAKDGINSFFSGGGGGGGGAAAGGGVPADSDASSAIAMVPRMNCWQKQLHTCPAASLIRLPTCLCADAVHAMVGSRDTKVEQLTSTESCRMYRCLSSSFLFGNDGMSSSSNNNRSRMERTYSLNKSATSCAASPSMPRPRLCNGQATPSTTSCTRVTNFLPLAVSRQ from the coding sequence ATGTCGAAACCGCCAAGCCGCGCGATTTCTAGGAGGAAGTGGATGTCCAGCTGGGCCTGGGCGCCATGGCCGATCCACGACTCTGGCGGGTTGCTCGAGAGCCAGGAGATGAGCGCCTCCATCAGCTCCTGCAGCAGCTCCTTCATGGTTCCGTCCTCGCCGCTCAGGATGCCACCGTACGCATCCTTGAGCCACCTTACCCGAAGGAGCACCACCTGGAAAGCCAAAGATGGCATCAACTCATTCTtctctggtggtggtggtggtggtggtggtgctgctgctggtggtggtgttcCTGCAGACAGTGATGCCTCGTCCGCCATTGCCATGGTGCCTCGTATGAATTGCTGGCAGAAGCAGCTCCACACCTGCCCGGCTGCTTCTTTGATCAGGCTGCCCACTTGTCTCTGCGCTGACGCTGTCCACGCCATGGTCGGGAGCAGGGACACCAAGGTGGAGCAGTTGACCAGCACGGAGAGCTGCCGCATGTACCGCTGCTTGTCGTCTTCCTTCTTGTTTGGGAATGACGGGATGTCCTCCTCCTCTAACAATAATAGGTCTAGGATGGAGCGCACGTACTCCCTGAATAAGTCTGCAACAAGCtgcgcggcgtcgccgtccATGCCCAGACCAAGACTTTGCAACGGGCAGGCTACGCCGTCCACAACCTCCTGCACTAGGGTCACGAATTTCCTTCCGCTGGCTGTCAGCAGGCAGTAG
- the LOC120712833 gene encoding psbP domain-containing protein 3, chloroplastic-like produces the protein MAAITSSTASLWYPTAGLPSSSSSFRRKSSSNHGRRLQATTACHCRPSRYGTTDLARMERVARREALFGILLSAVAAPALAPADAPAAEGTELQEGFTTYEDEANKFSIAVPQGWLIGAGESSGIKSVTAFYPEQAADSNVSVAITGIGPDFTSLKSFGDVDAFAEGLVNGLDRSWQRPPGLAAKLIDSKAANGLYYVEYTLQNPGERRRHILSAIGMASNGWYNRLYTVTGQYIDDEESEKYRAQIEKAVRSFRLT, from the exons atggccgccatcaCCAGCAGCACCGCTTCCCTCTGGTACCCGACCGCcggcctcccttcctcctcctcgtcgttcaGGCGCAAGTCCAGCAGCAACCACGGGAGGAGGCTGCAGGCGACAACAGCATGCCACTGCCGGCCTTCGCGGTACGGAACGACTGACCTTGCCAGGATGGAACGGGTGGCCCGGAGGGAGGCCCTGTTCGGCATCCTCCTCTCcgccgtggcggcgccggcgctcgcTCCGGCGGATGCTCCGGCGGCCGAGGGCACCG AGTTGCAGGAGGGCTTCACCACGTACGAGGATGAGGCCAACAAGTTCAGCATTGCGGTTCCACAAG GATGGCTGATCGGCGCGGGCGAGTCCAGCGGCATCAAGTCCGTCACGGCGTTCTACCCCGAGCAGGCCGCCGACTCCAACG TCAGCGTCGCCATCACCGGGATCGGGCCGGACTTCACCAGCCTCAAGTCCTTCGGCGACGTCGACGCCTTCGCCGAGGGCCTG GTGAACGGCCTGGACAGGAGCTGGCAGAGGCCACCGGGGCTCGCCGCGAAGCTCATCGATTCCAAGGCTGCGAACG GCCTGTACTACGTGGAGTACACGCTGCAGAaccccggcgagcggcggcggcacatcCTTTCGGCCATCGGGATGGCGTCCAACGGATGGTATAACCGCCTCTACACGGTGACCGGCCAG TACATCGACGACGAGGAGTCGGAGAAGTACAGGGCCCAGATAGAGAAG GCTGTTCGGTCGTTCAGGTTGACATGA